A stretch of DNA from Candidatus Nomurabacteria bacterium:
GCAACTATTGTAGCTAAACGTCCAAGGCTAATTTCTGATGCATCAACGATATACCAATCTCTTGTGACGTCATTAGGATTTTGGACAAAAGTCTTAATTGATCTTTTCTGCTTTTTTTGTACTTGAGCTGCCATAATATTTACTTAGTACTCACTTTCTTTTTAGATGGGGCTTTTTTAGATGAAGTCTTTGCTGCAACTGCAGGCTTTTTGACTTCTTTTTTAGCTGGAGTTGGAGTTACGACTTCTTTAATCTCATCTGCAAAACTGATTCTGGCCATCTCGGCATTGTCGCCTCTTCTGTTTTCTTCTCTAGTGATTCTTAAGTAACCGCTGTTTCTTTCTGAGACTGAAGGAACGATTACATCAACTAAGTAGTGAGCTGCCTCAACATTGTTATCTAAACGGGAGATAACTAAACGACGAGAGGCAAGAGTATTCTTTTTAGCAAGAGTTACTAGCTTTTCGACATGAGGTCGGAGCTCTTTAGCCTTGCCAAGAGTAGTCTTAATAGAGTGGTTAAGAATAAGCTGAGTAGAAAGGCCAGCAAGAAGAGCGGCACGCTGATCGCGCTTTCTACCAAATTTTCTTCCTTTGAATGCGTTGGCCATATCTACTTAATTATTATTTTTAGTTACTATTTTTTGAGAATTAGAATCCTAGTCCGCTTAAGACTTCTTTTACTTCGTCTAGAGCGCCTTTTCCGAACCCGCTAAGAGCTAATAGATCGCTATCGCTATATTGTAACAGATCAGCAACAGTTTGTACACCGGCATCTTGTAGAGCTTTCATAGTACGAGCCTTTA
This window harbors:
- the rplQ gene encoding 50S ribosomal protein L17; translated protein: MANAFKGRKFGRKRDQRAALLAGLSTQLILNHSIKTTLGKAKELRPHVEKLVTLAKKNTLASRRLVISRLDNNVEAAHYLVDVIVPSVSERNSGYLRITREENRRGDNAEMARISFADEIKEVVTPTPAKKEVKKPAVAAKTSSKKAPSKKKVSTK